A window from Vigna angularis cultivar LongXiaoDou No.4 chromosome 7, ASM1680809v1, whole genome shotgun sequence encodes these proteins:
- the LOC128197806 gene encoding protein argonaute 4A-like, giving the protein MVAGEFSWITSAIEQPFDVFEEDFHNTLFSPLVRVEKMLQLLQYELPGVPEFLFCLLPERNSELYVYSAPKVNDQYLTNVLLKINAKLGGLNSILGAEHAPSIPVVSRAPTIIIGMDVSHGFPGQTDIPSIAAVVSSMEWPLISKYRACVRTQSPRVEMIDNLFKKVSDGVDEGIIRELLLDFYTSSGNKKPQNIIIFRNGVIESQFNQVLNIELHQIIEACKFLDENWNPKFLVIVAQKNHHTFFQLDVPNNVPPTLIEGKTRVPDVQE; this is encoded by the exons ATGGTGGCGGGAGAGTTTTCTTGGATAACATCC GCCATTGAACAACCTTTTGACGTCTTTGAAGAAGATTTTCACAATACACTATTCTCGCCTCTGGTTAGGGTGGAGAAAATGCTTCAATTATTGCAATACGAACTTCCAGGGGTTCCagaatttcttttttgtcttcTTCCTGAGAGGAATTCTGAACTATATG TGTATAGTGCCCCAAAGGTCAATGATCAGTATTTGACCAATGTTTTATTGAAGATCAATGCCAAG CTTGGTGGCTTGAATTCTATTTTAGGAGCTGAACATGCTCCTTCTATCCCAGTTGTTTCCAGAGCTCCTACCATCATTATTGGCATGGACGTGTCTCATGGCTTCCCAGGGCAAACCGATATTCCTTCAATTGCAGCG GTGGTTAGCTCTATGGAGTGGCCTCTAATATCAAAGTATAGAGCATGTGTCCGAACCCAGTCTCCGAGGGTTGAAATGATTGACAATTTGTTTAAGAAAGTCTCCGATGGGGTGGATGAAGGCATAATTAG GGAATTACTTCTTGACTTCTATACAAGTTCTGGGAATAAAAAGCCTCAGAATATAATCATATTCAG GAATGGAGTCATTGAGTCCCAGTTCAATCAAGTTTTAAACATCGAGCTGCATCAAATTATAGAA gCTTGCAAGTTTTTAGATGAGAACTGGAATCCCAAATTTTTGGTTATTGTGGCTCAAAAGAACCACCATACATTCTTTCAATTAGATGTTCCCAACAAT